A genome region from Nocardia sp. NBC_00565 includes the following:
- a CDS encoding O-acetyl-ADP-ribose deacetylase encodes MTGISNSAEITLVRGDITEQVVDAIVNAANSSLLGGGGVDGAIHRAGGPAILEDCRKLRASHYGRGLGTGQAVATTAGRLSADWVIHTVGPVWSASEDRSELLASCYRESLRVADELGARAVAFPAISTGIYRWPIDDGARIAIDTVRNADTDVTEVRFVLFDERAYATFAAELGQ; translated from the coding sequence GTGACCGGAATCTCGAACTCGGCCGAAATCACCTTGGTCCGCGGCGATATCACCGAGCAGGTGGTCGACGCGATTGTGAATGCGGCCAACTCGTCGCTGCTCGGGGGTGGGGGTGTCGACGGCGCGATCCACCGCGCGGGTGGGCCCGCGATTCTGGAGGATTGCCGCAAGTTGCGCGCTTCCCATTACGGCAGGGGGCTGGGCACCGGACAGGCCGTCGCCACCACGGCGGGGCGGCTGTCCGCCGACTGGGTCATCCATACGGTCGGGCCCGTGTGGTCCGCGAGCGAGGACCGTTCGGAGCTGCTGGCGTCCTGCTACCGCGAATCACTGCGGGTGGCAGATGAATTGGGCGCGCGGGCCGTCGCCTTTCCCGCAATCTCCACCGGAATCTATCGCTGGCCGATCGATGATGGGGCACGCATCGCGATCGACACGGTGCGCAATGCCGATACCGACGTCACGGAAGTGCGGTTCGTCCTGTTCGATGAGCGCGCATACGCGACATTCGCCGCCGAGCTAGGACAGTAG
- a CDS encoding glycosyltransferase codes for MDQSATQAVTETNDRPSTAPAALRADHRAPDRLLLQRGIFTGPSAKVSDELYAVVKGRAHRERLELRLEKGASAHTNTYFGRFAASYWQRWTTVTEVRATMVLDVGKRARIRIVASDIAGHRRIIETAEVTASGPLTLTAPLDQYVDGGALWLEFDAIGGDLAISEQTWTSTAPDHMRPVAIAICTFNRAGDCAETVAALASDAPVLNAIDAVYVVDQGTDLVENQPRFQQTLPIFGDKLRYIRQPNLGGAGGFTRGLYEVSAVNEHADVILMDDDILCEPETVLRLNAFANMTVEPTLVGAQMLFLLNPDYLNVGAEEVHLHELKHGQKVPKALRNTSMLKRNQERRVDAGYNAWWTCLIPAEVVAKIGLPVPIFFQWDDVEYGVRARENGFVTVTLPNAAVWHADFYWKDYDDWARYFSTRNSLIVGSLHADLDGKAITRQLFRSLAEHLVAMQYGLVHTTLQGIEDFLQGPKVLRDGGIAALAAARTSRADYAETIKHPAATPPVRSGDIQLRRAGGEPSRVTLVLIKRAIAQWTGRTQHGLIGVTREDAHWWHVALFDHVVVTDASQSGVRVRRRDKARARALLLRAIRVLRRLRRELPTLQEQYRAAVPELTSRENWERLYGIEQN; via the coding sequence ATGGATCAGTCGGCTACCCAGGCCGTTACCGAAACGAATGACCGCCCGTCGACCGCGCCCGCTGCACTGCGTGCCGATCATCGGGCGCCCGATCGGCTGTTACTGCAGCGCGGCATCTTCACCGGGCCCTCGGCCAAGGTGAGCGACGAACTGTACGCAGTCGTCAAGGGCCGTGCACATCGGGAACGCCTGGAACTGCGACTGGAGAAGGGCGCGTCCGCACACACCAACACCTATTTCGGGCGGTTCGCAGCCAGTTACTGGCAGCGCTGGACCACCGTCACCGAGGTGCGGGCGACCATGGTGCTCGACGTGGGCAAGCGGGCCCGGATCCGGATCGTCGCCTCCGATATCGCCGGGCACCGCCGGATCATCGAGACCGCCGAGGTCACCGCGAGCGGCCCGCTGACGCTGACCGCCCCGCTGGACCAGTACGTGGACGGCGGCGCGTTGTGGCTGGAATTCGATGCCATCGGCGGCGATCTCGCCATCTCCGAGCAGACCTGGACCTCGACCGCGCCCGATCATATGCGGCCCGTCGCCATCGCGATCTGCACCTTCAACCGGGCCGGGGACTGCGCCGAGACGGTCGCCGCGCTCGCCTCCGACGCGCCCGTGCTCAACGCCATCGATGCGGTGTACGTGGTCGACCAGGGTACCGATCTGGTGGAGAACCAGCCGCGCTTCCAGCAGACCCTGCCGATCTTCGGTGACAAGCTGCGCTATATCCGTCAGCCGAATCTCGGTGGGGCAGGCGGATTCACCCGCGGGCTCTACGAGGTATCCGCGGTCAACGAGCACGCCGACGTCATCCTGATGGACGACGACATCCTCTGCGAGCCGGAAACGGTGCTGCGGCTCAACGCCTTCGCCAATATGACGGTGGAACCGACGCTGGTCGGCGCGCAGATGCTGTTCCTGCTCAACCCGGATTATCTGAATGTCGGTGCGGAGGAAGTGCATCTGCACGAACTCAAGCACGGCCAGAAGGTGCCCAAGGCGCTGCGCAACACCAGCATGCTCAAGCGCAACCAGGAACGCCGGGTCGACGCGGGTTACAACGCCTGGTGGACCTGCCTGATCCCGGCCGAGGTCGTCGCCAAGATCGGCCTGCCGGTGCCCATCTTCTTCCAGTGGGACGATGTCGAATACGGCGTCCGGGCCCGCGAGAACGGATTCGTCACCGTCACCCTGCCGAATGCGGCGGTATGGCATGCGGACTTCTACTGGAAGGACTACGACGACTGGGCGCGCTACTTCAGCACGCGCAACTCGTTGATCGTCGGTTCGCTGCACGCCGATCTGGACGGCAAGGCCATTACCCGCCAGCTGTTCCGCAGCCTGGCCGAACATCTGGTCGCCATGCAATACGGGCTCGTGCACACCACACTGCAAGGTATCGAGGACTTCCTGCAGGGACCGAAGGTTCTGCGCGACGGTGGAATCGCCGCGCTGGCCGCCGCCCGCACCAGCCGGGCCGACTATGCCGAGACCATCAAGCATCCGGCCGCCACCCCGCCGGTCCGCTCGGGCGATATCCAATTGCGCCGCGCCGGCGGCGAACCCAGCCGCGTCACCCTGGTGTTGATCAAGCGCGCGATCGCGCAGTGGACCGGGCGCACCCAGCACGGCCTGATCGGCGTGACTCGCGAGGACGCGCACTGGTGGCACGTCGCGTTGTTCGACCATGTGGTGGTGACCGACGCGTCCCAGTCCGGTGTGCGAGTTCGTCGGCGCGACAAGGCTCGCGCCCGTGCGCTGTTGCTGCGCGCCATTCGCGTCCTGCGCCGTCTCCGCCGCGAGCTCCCGACCCTCCAAGAGCAGTACCGAGCGGCTGTGCCGGAGCTGACCAGCCGCGAGAACTGGGAACGCCTGTACGGAATCGAGCAGAACTAG
- a CDS encoding GtrA family protein, with protein sequence MSFSARSGPAESMPIDDSANPVDEPLTAKIIAALRRGGAFLVVGAIGFLVDAGTYNLLVFWGGEGVLYHAPLPAKIIAIAVATVVTYFGNKWWTFGHKKTDNPGREYLLYAAFNVIAIGLQLGCLGFSRYVLDLSTPLSDNISGTLIGQIVAVAFRYWAYDKFVFVGSTSKSAN encoded by the coding sequence GTGTCATTCTCTGCGCGATCCGGCCCAGCGGAGTCGATGCCGATCGACGACTCCGCGAATCCGGTGGATGAGCCGCTGACCGCGAAAATCATCGCCGCACTGCGGCGCGGCGGGGCGTTCCTGGTGGTCGGCGCGATCGGCTTCCTGGTCGACGCGGGCACCTATAACCTGTTGGTGTTCTGGGGCGGCGAAGGCGTGCTCTACCACGCGCCGCTGCCCGCCAAGATCATCGCGATCGCCGTCGCCACCGTCGTGACCTACTTCGGCAACAAGTGGTGGACCTTCGGGCACAAGAAAACCGACAATCCCGGGCGCGAATACCTGTTGTATGCCGCTTTCAATGTGATCGCTATCGGCCTGCAACTGGGATGTCTCGGCTTCTCCCGCTATGTGCTCGACCTCTCGACGCCGCTCTCGGACAATATTTCCGGGACGCTCATCGGCCAGATCGTGGCGGTTGCGTTCCGCTACTGGGCCTACGACAAATTTGTCTTCGTCGGTTCGACGAGCAAATCGGCTAATTGA
- a CDS encoding glycosyltransferase produces the protein MDSTELRIAAVVPCHNEEASVAKVVADLQAAVPGIAVYVYDNLSTDATAERARAAGAIVRHEHSKGKGNVVRRAFADIEADIYLMIDGDDTYEASAAPLMIKTLLDGPYDHVLGVRKQDEGASAYRSGHETGNKVLNGVVGKVFGENVEDMLSGFRVFSRRFVKSFPAVSREFEIETELTVHSLHLRVPRTAVPVGFRDRPAGSESKLRTYHDGFKILALIIGLARHERPVAFYGLVGALSWLVSIILTIPIVVEFYNTHEVPRFPTLFLGFTLLLLGSLAWTAGLILDGIRRSRHEAARLVYLRYSAVSADDSHGVARAVGGDARSGGAER, from the coding sequence GTGGACTCCACCGAGCTCCGAATTGCCGCAGTGGTGCCGTGCCATAACGAGGAGGCTTCGGTCGCCAAGGTCGTCGCCGACCTCCAGGCCGCCGTGCCGGGAATCGCCGTCTACGTCTACGACAACCTGAGCACCGACGCGACCGCCGAGCGGGCCCGCGCGGCCGGGGCGATCGTGCGCCACGAACACTCCAAGGGCAAGGGCAATGTGGTGCGCCGCGCCTTCGCCGATATCGAGGCCGATATCTATCTGATGATCGACGGTGACGACACCTATGAGGCGTCGGCCGCACCGCTGATGATCAAGACGCTGCTCGACGGCCCATACGACCATGTGCTCGGTGTCCGCAAACAGGACGAGGGCGCATCCGCGTACCGCTCGGGCCACGAGACCGGCAACAAGGTGCTCAACGGCGTTGTCGGAAAGGTGTTCGGCGAGAACGTCGAGGACATGCTCAGCGGATTCCGGGTGTTCTCGCGCCGGTTCGTGAAGAGCTTCCCGGCCGTCTCGCGCGAGTTCGAGATCGAGACCGAACTGACCGTGCACTCATTGCATCTGCGGGTGCCGCGGACGGCGGTTCCGGTCGGATTCCGCGATCGGCCCGCGGGCAGCGAGAGCAAACTGCGCACCTACCACGACGGATTCAAGATCCTGGCGCTGATCATCGGGTTGGCCAGACATGAGCGGCCGGTCGCGTTCTACGGCCTGGTCGGCGCGCTGAGCTGGTTGGTCTCGATCATCCTGACCATTCCGATCGTGGTCGAGTTCTACAACACGCACGAGGTGCCGCGGTTCCCGACGCTGTTCCTCGGCTTCACGCTGCTGCTACTCGGCAGCCTGGCGTGGACCGCCGGTCTGATCCTGGATGGCATCCGGCGCTCCCGGCACGAGGCCGCGCGGCTGGTCTACCTACGGTATTCGGCCGTCAGCGCGGACGACTCGCACGGTGTCGCGCGTGCAGTCGGCGGTGACGCGCGTTCCGGTGGAGCCGAGCGTTGA
- a CDS encoding DUF2142 domain-containing protein has translation MTTSADRTATESTSEPAPTADSDVAVGNSTARRASAPESGATDRDTSSPDTNAPAANNATRDLGRRIVARFGAATVAFTIVVAVFGALFAWITPPFWGHDEITQFGRAYQVAHGGFLPERIHDDRGISYGGDVSSSITVLMGYALHDYTTNPEEPDPMVADPGSYARLEGAGVSKTEEPVWFTNTAAYSPVPYTPAAVGIRVAELFGLNVGAMMLLTRLAGLAAYLALVGFGLYALRAYRVQWLAFTVAVLPIAVFQAGTVTADTMTNALAILVSVLLVKALFLGDGLGRVETAALLAATVALPVSKPTYVLLAMLVVLVPTNRFAFGGDAGWKRLLPWGFAALGAVAFAVWMKIAAPTTDGMGLMRPQHQWNSVRPSDQLHGILSDPVNFVNVFGESIALRDERWFSQFFGELGFAYIDVPALSMLACLLAFAVSIGIADRMNAATATFRRTLIVALTVLASVAMIYVTLYMSFTPVDYYIIDGVQGRYFVPLAIVALVVLLRWIPLRLTDVAGKTPTKGPAITIIAATLVALIAALWKYYSIVWG, from the coding sequence TTGACCACTTCGGCGGATCGAACCGCGACCGAATCGACCTCGGAACCAGCACCGACCGCGGATAGCGATGTCGCCGTTGGGAATTCGACGGCACGGCGCGCGAGCGCGCCCGAATCCGGTGCCACCGATCGGGATACGAGCAGCCCGGACACCAACGCGCCGGCCGCGAACAACGCGACACGCGATCTCGGACGTCGGATCGTGGCCCGCTTCGGCGCCGCCACAGTCGCCTTCACCATCGTCGTCGCGGTCTTCGGCGCGCTGTTCGCCTGGATCACCCCGCCGTTCTGGGGCCATGATGAGATCACCCAGTTCGGTCGCGCCTACCAGGTCGCGCACGGCGGCTTCCTGCCCGAGCGGATCCACGACGATCGCGGGATCTCCTACGGCGGCGATGTGTCCTCCAGCATCACCGTGCTGATGGGCTACGCGCTGCACGATTACACCACCAATCCGGAAGAACCGGATCCGATGGTTGCCGATCCCGGCAGCTACGCCCGACTCGAGGGCGCCGGAGTGTCGAAGACCGAGGAACCGGTCTGGTTCACCAATACCGCCGCCTACTCGCCGGTGCCGTATACCCCTGCCGCCGTTGGCATTCGGGTCGCGGAACTGTTCGGGCTCAATGTCGGCGCCATGATGCTGCTGACCCGCCTTGCGGGCCTGGCCGCCTATCTCGCCCTCGTCGGATTCGGCCTCTACGCCCTGCGCGCATATCGGGTGCAGTGGCTGGCGTTCACCGTCGCCGTGCTGCCGATCGCGGTCTTCCAGGCGGGCACCGTGACCGCCGATACGATGACCAACGCACTGGCCATTCTGGTCTCCGTGTTGTTGGTCAAGGCACTGTTCCTGGGCGACGGCCTCGGTCGCGTCGAGACCGCGGCGCTGCTGGCCGCGACCGTCGCGCTGCCGGTCAGCAAGCCGACCTACGTGCTACTTGCCATGCTGGTGGTGCTGGTGCCGACGAACCGGTTCGCCTTCGGCGGCGATGCCGGCTGGAAGCGTTTGCTCCCATGGGGTTTCGCGGCATTGGGTGCGGTGGCCTTCGCGGTCTGGATGAAGATCGCGGCGCCGACCACCGACGGTATGGGCCTGATGCGCCCACAGCACCAGTGGAATTCGGTGCGGCCGAGCGATCAGCTGCACGGAATCCTCAGCGACCCGGTGAATTTCGTGAACGTCTTCGGCGAGAGTATCGCGCTGCGCGACGAACGGTGGTTCAGCCAGTTCTTCGGTGAACTCGGCTTCGCCTATATCGACGTGCCCGCCCTGTCGATGCTGGCCTGCCTGCTCGCGTTCGCGGTGAGCATCGGCATCGCGGACCGGATGAACGCCGCGACCGCCACCTTCCGGCGCACGCTGATCGTGGCGCTGACCGTGCTCGCGAGCGTAGCGATGATCTATGTGACGCTCTACATGTCGTTCACCCCGGTCGACTACTACATCATCGACGGCGTCCAGGGCCGGTACTTCGTGCCGCTGGCGATCGTCGCGCTGGTGGTGCTGCTGCGCTGGATACCGTTGCGGCTCACCGATGTAGCGGGCAAGACCCCGACCAAGGGTCCCGCGATCACCATCATCGCGGCCACCCTGGTCGCGCTGATCGCGGCGCTGTGGAAGTACTACTCGATCGTCTGGGGCTGA
- the rfbB gene encoding dTDP-glucose 4,6-dehydratase: MRLLVTGGAGFIGANFVQQTVTERPDATVTVLDALTYAGNRASLAPVADRIDFVHGDIADLDLVDELVSGVDAVVHFAAESHNDNSLAEPWPFVQTNIVGTYSLLQAVRRHEVRYHHVSTDEVYGDLTPDGPAFDENTPYNPSSPYSATKASSDLLVRAWTRSFGVRATISNCSNNYGPYQHVEKFIPRQITNLIDGVRPRLYGAGHQVRDWIHVDDHNRAVWDILERGRIGQTYLIGAEGELDNKAVVRMILEAFDRDPDDFDHVTDRAGHDQRYAIDASLLRTELGWTPGYADFRAGLAATIQWYRDNESWWRPAKATTERAYAAAGETTINA, encoded by the coding sequence GTGCGACTGCTCGTAACCGGCGGGGCCGGGTTCATCGGTGCGAATTTCGTCCAACAGACCGTGACCGAGCGTCCCGACGCCACGGTAACCGTCCTCGACGCTTTGACCTACGCGGGAAATCGGGCCTCGCTCGCGCCGGTGGCCGACCGCATCGACTTCGTGCACGGTGACATCGCCGATCTGGATCTGGTCGACGAGCTGGTCAGCGGTGTCGACGCCGTGGTGCACTTCGCCGCCGAATCGCATAACGACAACTCCCTCGCCGAACCGTGGCCGTTCGTGCAGACCAATATCGTCGGCACCTACTCACTCCTGCAAGCGGTGCGCCGCCATGAGGTGCGCTACCACCACGTCTCCACCGACGAGGTCTACGGCGATCTCACCCCCGACGGGCCCGCGTTCGACGAGAACACCCCCTACAACCCGTCCAGCCCCTACTCGGCCACCAAGGCCTCGAGTGACCTACTGGTGCGCGCCTGGACCCGCTCGTTCGGCGTCCGCGCGACAATCTCCAACTGCAGCAACAACTATGGGCCGTATCAGCATGTGGAGAAGTTCATCCCGCGCCAGATCACCAATCTCATCGACGGCGTCCGGCCGCGGCTCTACGGTGCCGGGCATCAGGTGCGCGACTGGATCCACGTCGACGACCACAACCGGGCGGTGTGGGACATCCTGGAGCGCGGGCGGATCGGCCAGACGTACCTGATCGGTGCGGAGGGGGAACTCGACAACAAGGCCGTGGTGCGGATGATCCTCGAGGCCTTCGACCGCGATCCGGACGATTTCGATCACGTCACCGACCGCGCGGGCCATGACCAGCGCTATGCGATCGACGCGTCGCTGCTGCGCACCGAACTCGGCTGGACGCCGGGCTATGCGGACTTCCGTGCCGGACTCGCCGCGACGATCCAGTGGTACCGCGATAACGAATCCTGGTGGCGCCCGGCCAAAGCCACGACCGAGCGAGCCTACGCCGCCGCGGGCGAGACAACGATCAACGCCTGA
- a CDS encoding alpha/beta hydrolase, whose translation MSAIDVTELDVREPGLLMNPDGPSASARLLMATCLSAVRPVLRAFPVSRATIPFGAAAIDGLAWLRPTPRGVDREQVALKGFRMEILRPSGGSRALRHGAVLYMHGGGFAVCGLGTHRPIAASLARRTGLPVVNVDYRQLPGRNISDAIQDCLTAYRWLLRHGADPSRIIFAGDSAGGFLAFATALRAIETGLPSPGGLVGLSPLLDLDYAAKRDYVNVARDPYLPLSALEAVVRIGAEVDGRLDPMVSPVNGALAGLPPVLLIAAEDEVLRYDCELMARRLTAAGVPNALEIWRGQVHAFMAIAPNLPESRMALARVSRFVRARLEQSQRARTA comes from the coding sequence ATGTCGGCGATCGACGTGACGGAACTTGATGTGCGCGAGCCCGGTCTGTTGATGAATCCGGATGGACCGAGCGCATCCGCCCGCCTGCTCATGGCGACCTGTCTCAGCGCGGTGCGGCCGGTGCTGCGCGCGTTTCCGGTCAGCCGGGCCACCATCCCCTTCGGCGCCGCCGCGATCGATGGACTGGCGTGGTTGCGGCCGACTCCGCGCGGCGTCGATCGAGAACAGGTGGCGCTGAAGGGTTTCCGCATGGAGATCCTGCGTCCGTCCGGTGGTTCGCGCGCCCTGCGGCACGGCGCCGTGCTGTACATGCACGGTGGCGGCTTCGCCGTCTGCGGTCTCGGCACCCATCGTCCCATCGCGGCCAGCCTGGCCCGGCGCACCGGGTTGCCCGTGGTGAACGTCGACTACCGGCAATTGCCGGGACGCAATATCTCCGACGCGATCCAGGACTGTCTGACCGCCTACCGCTGGCTGCTGCGGCACGGCGCGGATCCGTCCCGGATCATCTTCGCGGGCGATTCGGCCGGTGGCTTTCTCGCCTTCGCCACCGCGCTGCGCGCGATCGAGACCGGGCTGCCGTCCCCGGGTGGGTTGGTCGGGCTGAGCCCGCTGCTCGATCTGGATTATGCGGCCAAGCGGGACTACGTGAACGTCGCGCGTGATCCCTACCTGCCATTGTCCGCGCTGGAGGCGGTGGTCCGGATCGGTGCCGAGGTCGACGGCCGGCTGGATCCGATGGTGTCACCGGTCAACGGTGCGTTGGCGGGTCTGCCGCCGGTGCTGCTGATCGCCGCCGAAGACGAGGTGCTGCGCTATGACTGCGAGCTGATGGCCCGCAGGCTGACGGCGGCCGGTGTGCCGAACGCGCTGGAGATCTGGCGCGGTCAGGTGCACGCTTTCATGGCGATCGCTCCCAATCTGCCCGAGAGCAGGATGGCGCTGGCCCGGGTCTCCCGGTTCGTGCGCGCCCGCCTCGAGCAGTCACAGCGGGCTCGGACGGCTTGA
- the rfbA gene encoding glucose-1-phosphate thymidylyltransferase RfbA yields MRGIILAGGTGSRLHPITRGVSKQLVPVYDKPMVYYPLSTLMLAGIRDILVITTPEDAEAFARLLGDGSQFGIAISYVVQPEPDGLAKAFVLGADHIGGDSAALVLGDNIFHGPGLGTSLERFAGIDGGAVFAYWVSDPTAYGVVEFTDGRAVSIEEKPKTPRSNYAIPGLYFYDNDVVEIARGLRPSARGEYEITDINRAYLEQDRLRVDVLARGTAWLDTGTFDSLLDAANYVRTIEQRQGLKIAVPEEVAWRQGFIDDEQLCTLAEPLVRSGYGSYLLDLLERGRDW; encoded by the coding sequence ATGCGCGGAATCATCTTGGCCGGTGGCACCGGATCCCGGTTGCACCCGATCACGCGCGGGGTGAGCAAGCAGCTGGTCCCGGTCTACGACAAGCCGATGGTCTACTACCCGCTGTCCACTCTCATGTTGGCGGGCATCAGGGACATCCTGGTCATCACCACTCCGGAGGACGCTGAGGCGTTCGCCCGACTGCTCGGCGACGGTTCGCAATTCGGCATAGCGATCAGCTATGTGGTGCAACCGGAACCGGACGGGCTCGCCAAGGCGTTCGTACTCGGCGCCGATCACATCGGCGGCGACAGCGCGGCATTGGTGCTCGGCGACAATATCTTCCATGGACCCGGTCTCGGCACCAGCCTCGAGCGCTTCGCCGGGATCGACGGCGGCGCGGTCTTCGCGTACTGGGTCTCGGATCCGACCGCCTACGGTGTCGTCGAATTCACCGATGGCCGTGCGGTATCGATCGAGGAGAAGCCCAAGACGCCGCGGTCCAACTACGCCATCCCCGGGCTGTACTTCTACGATAACGATGTCGTGGAGATCGCCCGCGGGCTGCGGCCGTCGGCGCGTGGTGAATACGAGATCACCGATATCAATCGCGCCTACCTGGAACAGGATCGGCTGCGCGTCGATGTGCTGGCTCGTGGCACCGCCTGGTTGGACACCGGCACCTTCGATTCACTACTGGACGCCGCCAACTACGTTCGCACCATCGAACAGCGGCAGGGCCTGAAAATCGCGGTGCCGGAAGAGGTCGCGTGGCGGCAGGGCTTCATCGACGACGAACAGCTGTGCACGCTGGCCGAACCGCTGGTTCGCTCCGGCTACGGGAGTTATCTGCTCGATCTGCTCGAGCGCGGACGGGATTGGTGA
- a CDS encoding dTDP-4-dehydrorhamnose 3,5-epimerase family protein, translating to MEIRELAVPGAWVITPRQFRDERGTFVESFKASEFEKVTGRPFELLQVNCSVSAAGVLRGIHYTEDPPGQAKYVTCVRGAFLDVVVDLRPGSPTYGRWDSVVLDDLDRRSMFLSEGLGHAILSLEDESTVTYLCSLEYTPEFDRDIDAFDPRLAIEWPKIGRDGTALTYLQSPKDAAAPPFS from the coding sequence ATGGAGATCCGAGAGCTCGCGGTGCCCGGTGCCTGGGTGATCACCCCGCGCCAGTTCCGGGATGAGCGCGGCACATTCGTCGAATCGTTCAAGGCCTCGGAGTTCGAGAAGGTGACCGGGCGGCCGTTCGAGCTGCTCCAGGTCAACTGCTCGGTCTCGGCGGCCGGGGTGCTGCGCGGCATCCACTACACCGAGGATCCGCCGGGTCAGGCGAAGTACGTGACCTGTGTGCGCGGCGCGTTCCTCGATGTCGTCGTGGATCTGCGTCCCGGATCGCCGACCTATGGGCGGTGGGACAGTGTGGTGCTCGACGACCTCGACCGGCGGTCGATGTTCCTGTCCGAGGGGCTCGGGCACGCCATCCTGTCGCTGGAAGACGAGTCGACGGTCACCTACCTGTGCTCACTCGAGTACACGCCCGAATTCGACCGGGATATCGATGCCTTCGATCCGCGGTTGGCGATCGAATGGCCGAAGATCGGGCGCGACGGCACCGCGCTGACCTACCTGCAGTCGCCCAAAGACGCTGCCGCGCCGCCCTTCTCCTGA
- a CDS encoding MarR family winged helix-turn-helix transcriptional regulator, translating into MSKLSTTELSGRTVAPTGLVAEWRELLDRHAAVSCALEKALQGQHDIGLSEFETLDRLIDADCGNYRMSDLANDIYLSQSALSRAVARLERDGLVSRSMCADDRRAIFVCLTEKGREVYESALPTHRDILTRTWDSGRQC; encoded by the coding sequence ATGTCGAAGCTGTCGACAACAGAATTGTCGGGGCGCACCGTAGCGCCCACCGGGTTGGTCGCCGAGTGGCGTGAGCTGCTCGACCGCCACGCCGCCGTGAGTTGCGCACTCGAAAAGGCACTGCAGGGCCAGCACGACATCGGACTCAGCGAGTTCGAGACGTTGGACCGGCTGATCGACGCCGACTGCGGCAACTACCGGATGAGCGACCTCGCCAACGACATCTACCTGAGCCAGAGCGCACTCTCGCGCGCGGTGGCGCGCCTCGAGCGCGACGGACTGGTCTCGCGCAGCATGTGCGCCGATGACCGCCGCGCTATTTTCGTCTGTCTCACCGAGAAGGGCCGCGAGGTCTACGAATCGGCACTGCCGACCCATCGCGACATCCTCACGCGCACCTGGGACAGCGGCCGGCAGTGCTGA
- a CDS encoding helix-turn-helix domain-containing protein, which yields MALPQGTTGSTMPRRQLGRHLRDLRNRARMTTRMAAQQLEWSEAKIWRIETGQTSLRSLDVEAMCKIYGAPTDLVEPLTALAKETKARGWWTGYSDVIAEGFEVYIGLEEAARVLSTYENELIPGLLQTEAYTRALLSSARPEQSETEIDRRVRLRSARQALITRKDAPLQLDVVISEALLWRRVGGAEVTAEQLDHLRRMCDLPNVRIQLVPSDAGYHDGMDSGRFVLLEFAESQGELREPPVVYVEAFTGPVYLDKEHEIERYRKAFASIKAAAVDGRAGIEEARESI from the coding sequence ATGGCTTTACCGCAGGGGACCACCGGATCGACCATGCCGCGCAGGCAGCTCGGCCGGCATCTGCGTGATCTGCGCAATCGAGCCAGGATGACCACCCGGATGGCGGCCCAGCAGCTCGAGTGGTCCGAGGCGAAGATCTGGCGCATCGAAACCGGACAGACCTCGCTGCGCAGCCTGGACGTCGAGGCCATGTGCAAGATCTATGGCGCGCCAACCGATCTCGTCGAACCGTTGACCGCACTGGCCAAGGAGACCAAGGCCAGGGGCTGGTGGACCGGGTACAGCGATGTGATCGCCGAGGGTTTCGAGGTGTACATCGGGTTGGAGGAAGCCGCCCGCGTCCTGTCCACCTATGAAAACGAGCTGATCCCCGGACTGTTGCAGACCGAGGCCTATACCCGCGCGCTGCTGAGCTCCGCGCGACCCGAGCAATCCGAGACCGAGATCGATCGCCGAGTGCGGCTGCGCTCGGCCAGGCAGGCGTTGATCACGCGCAAAGATGCACCGCTGCAGTTGGATGTGGTGATCAGCGAGGCGCTGCTGTGGCGGCGCGTCGGCGGCGCCGAGGTGACCGCCGAGCAACTCGACCACCTGCGGCGCATGTGTGATCTGCCGAATGTGCGAATTCAGTTGGTGCCCTCGGACGCCGGCTATCACGACGGCATGGATTCGGGCCGGTTCGTACTGCTCGAATTCGCCGAGTCGCAAGGTGAGCTGCGCGAGCCGCCGGTGGTCTACGTCGAGGCGTTCACCGGCCCGGTGTACCTGGACAAGGAACACGAAATCGAGCGGTACCGAAAGGCTTTCGCGAGTATCAAGGCCGCCGCGGTGGACGGGCGCGCCGGTATCGAAGAAGCCCGCGAGAGTATCTAG